From the Quercus lobata isolate SW786 chromosome 6, ValleyOak3.0 Primary Assembly, whole genome shotgun sequence genome, one window contains:
- the LOC115993937 gene encoding auxin-responsive protein IAA13-like, with translation MDATLGLLGGGGGGSVGGSSGASTNESTVSKVEQDFVAMSSEASSYPPEAELELGLGLSLGSGGAMKANKGCAWGERGRILTAKDFPSVVSHASRFSDRANPVASVGAVSGTKRAADSVSQEGTGSPPGASQVVGWPPIRAYRMNSLVNQAKSQRAEEEKEIDETDKSNDPSKKKIYTKTDTAAKEKGQLGFVKVNMDGVPIGRKVDLNAHSCYDSLAQMLEDMFFRSTTTVNSRGGEKEQVTQPSKLLDSSSEFVLTYEDKEGDWMLVGDVPWGMFLTSVKRLRIMRTSEANGLGTRFQERNERQRSKPI, from the exons ATGGATGCTACACTTGGTTTacttggtggtggtggtggtggcagtgTTGGTGGTTCTTCTGGGGCTTCTACAAATGAGTCCACTGTGTCAAAAGTGGAGCAAGACTTTGTTGCCATGTCTTCTGAGGCATCTTCATACCCACCTGAGGCTGAGCTTGAGTTGGGTCTTGGTCTCAGCCTTGGTAGTGGTGGTGCTATGAAGGCTAATAAGGGTTGTGCATGGGGTGAGCGTGGTCGAATCTTGACTGCCAAAGACTTCCCTTCTGTTGTCTCTCATGCTTCTCGTTTCTCTGACAGAGCTAATCCTGTTGCTTCTGTTGGTGCTGTTTCTGGAACCAAGAGAGCTGCTGACTCTGTTTCTCAAGAGGGTACTGGATCTCCTCCTGGTGCCAG TCAGGTTGTGGGATGGCCACCCATAAGGGCTTATAGAATGAACAGCTTAGTTAATCAAGCAAAGAGTCAAAGGGCTGAAGAAGAGAAGGAGATTGATGAAACAGACAAGTCCAATGATCcttcaaagaagaaaatttatacCAAGACTGATACTGCGGCTAAGGAAAAAGGCCAACTTGGTTTTGTGAAGGTAAATATGGATGGAGTTCCGATAGGAAGGAAGGTTGATTTGAATGCTCATTCATGCTATGATTCTTTAGCCCAAATGCTGGAAGACATGTTTTTTAGATCCACCACAACTGTCAATTCAAGGG GTGGAGAGAAGGAACAAGTAACTCAGCCCTCTAAGCTTTTGGATAGTTCATCTGAATTTGTGCTTACCTATGAAGATAAAGAGGGCGACTGGATGCTTGTGGGAGATGTTCCATGGGG GATGTTCCTCACCTCTGTGAAACGGCTTCGAATCATGAGAACCTCTGAGGCTAATGGACTTG GAACAAGATTTCAAGAAAGGAATGAGAGACAAAGAAGCAAGCCCATATAA
- the LOC115994319 gene encoding 3-isopropylmalate dehydratase large subunit, chloroplastic → MNSMASSTIAPNPASFISNKKDLGFTAFSTSSQFSIPKCNRRISKKICSVMAPQQSERRPSTTGSVKTAMTMTEKILARASEKSQLIPGENTWVNIDILMTHDVCGPGSIGIFKKEFGQDAKVWDREKIVIIPDHYIFTSDERANRNVDILRDFCMEQNIKYFYDIKDLSDFKANPDYKGVCHIALAQEGHCRPGEVLLGTDSHTCTAGAFGQFATGIGNTDAGFVLGAGKLLLKVPPTLRFVMDGEMPNYLLAKDLILQIIGEISVSGATYKSMEFVGTTVESLTMEERMTLCNMVVEAGGKNGVIPADSTTFKYLEDKTSVAYEPVYSDEQARFLCEYRFDVSKLEPLVAKPHSPDNRALARECKDVKIDRVYIGSCTGGKTEDFMAAAKVFLASGKKVKVPTFLVPATQKVWMDVYSLPVPGSGGKTCSQIFEEAGCDTPASPSCGACLGGPKDTYARMNEPTVCVSTTNRNFPGRMGHKEGQIYLASPYTAAASALTGYVTDPREFLQ, encoded by the exons ATGAACAGCATGGCTTCCTCTACCATTGCTCCAAATCCCGCATCTTTCATCTCCAACAAG aaaGATTTGGGGTTCACTGCATTTTCGACATCGTCACAATTTTCTATTCCCAAATGCAACAGAAggatttccaagaaaatttgTTCAGTCATGGCTCCGCAACAATCGGAACGCAGGCCTTCTACCACTGGCTCA gtCAAGACAGCAATGACGATGACTGAGAAGATATTGGCTAGGGCTTCTGAGAAAAGCCAGTTGATCCCTGGTGAGAATACTTGGGTTAACATTGACATTTTGATGACCCATGATGTTTGTGGCCCTGGTTCGATCGGCATCTTCAAGAAAGAGTTTGGCCAGGACGCCAAG GTTTGGGACCGAGAAAAGATTGTAATAATTCCTGACCATTACATCTTCACAAGTGATGAACGGGCAAACCGTAATGTGGATATATTGAGGGATTTCTGCATGGAGCAAAACATCAAGTACTTTTATGATATTAAGGATCTTAGTGATTTTAAG GCGAACCCAGATTACAAAGGAGTATGCCATATTGCTCTTGCACAAGAAGGTCATTGCAGGCCTGGAGAG GTCCTGCTGGGTACAGATTCTCACACTTGTACAGCTGGAGCATTTGGCCAATTTGCCACTGGAATTGGCAACACGGATGCAGGCTTTGTGTTGGGCGCTGGGAAGCTCCTGCTCAAG GTGCCTCCAACTTTGAGATTTGTAATGGATGGTGAAATGCCAAATTATTTGCTTGCAAAAGATTTGATTTTACAA ATAATTGGTGAAATATCTGTGTCTGGTGCGACATATAAATCTATGGAGTTTGTTGGTACAACTGTTGAAAGTCTAACT ATGGAAGAAAGGATGACATTATGCAACATGGTTGTTGAAGCTGGGGGGAAAAATGGTGTTATCCCTGCTGATAGCACTACATTTAAGTACCTTGAG GATAAGACTTCTGTGGCCTATGAACCAGTTTATAGTGATGAACAAGCAAG ATTTCTTTGTGAGTACAGATTTGATGTCTCAAAACTGGAGCCACTGGTAGCAAAG CCACATTCTCCGGATAATCGGGCTTTAGCAAGAGAATGCAAAGATGTGAAAATTGACAGGGTATACATTGGATCTTGTACTGGAGGGAAAACAGAGGATTTCATGGCTGCAGCCAAAGTTTTCCTAGCTTCG GGCAAAAAGGTCAAAGTCCCCACATTCCTCGTTCCTGCAACCCAAAAG GTTTGGATGGACGTATATAGTCTCCCAGTACCAGGATCTGGTGGCAAGACTTGCTCCCAGATTTTTGAAGAAGCTGGTTGTGATACACCTGCAAGTCCTAGTTGTGGTGCTTGTCTAGGTGGCCCTAAAGACACTTATGCACGCATGAATGAGCCTACG GTCTGTGTGTCAACAACAAACAGGAACTTCCCAGGGCGAATGGGACACAAAGAGGGCCAGATATATCTTGCATCCCCATATACTGCAGCAGCATCTGCTTTGACCGGTTATGTGACCGATCCAAGAGAATTCTTGCAGTAG